A window from Variovorax sp. PBL-E5 encodes these proteins:
- a CDS encoding universal stress protein, whose product MFNHILLAYDATEASDLAFERALALAQEAHAPLHVVAVAWSAEVETHASLDLARARCWESLQLLRRRGADAQVPVDVEVLEGDCPTQIVAAADRLGADLLVIGHRRRSLLSRLAEASVAKRVIDHAHCSVMVAC is encoded by the coding sequence ATGTTCAACCATATTCTTCTGGCGTACGACGCAACCGAGGCCTCGGATCTGGCCTTCGAGCGCGCATTGGCGCTGGCACAGGAAGCCCACGCGCCTCTGCACGTCGTGGCGGTCGCATGGTCCGCGGAGGTGGAGACACACGCTTCGCTCGACCTGGCCCGCGCGCGATGCTGGGAGTCCCTGCAGCTGCTGCGCCGCAGGGGTGCCGATGCGCAGGTTCCTGTCGATGTGGAGGTCCTCGAGGGCGACTGCCCCACACAGATCGTCGCGGCCGCGGACCGGCTCGGCGCCGACCTGCTCGTCATCGGCCACCGCAGACGCTCTCTGCTGAGCCGGCTGGCCGAGGCGTCGGTCGCCAAGCGCGTGATCGATCACGCGCATTGCAGCGTGATGGTCGCGTGCTGA
- a CDS encoding DUF190 domain-containing protein: MQGIYLKFYVQESRRHHGILAYEWLLEEARKFGIHGGSAFRAIAGYGRHGRLHEEHFFELAGDLSVEVGFALSEQEAQAFLAHLDSEKLKLFYIRVPLEMGVVGGEPS, encoded by the coding sequence ATGCAAGGCATCTATCTCAAGTTCTACGTCCAGGAAAGCCGCCGCCACCACGGCATCCTCGCCTATGAATGGCTGCTCGAGGAAGCCAGGAAGTTCGGCATCCATGGCGGTTCGGCCTTTCGCGCCATCGCCGGCTATGGCCGCCATGGCAGGCTGCACGAGGAGCATTTCTTCGAGCTCGCGGGCGATCTGTCGGTGGAGGTCGGTTTCGCGCTGAGCGAGCAGGAGGCGCAAGCCTTTCTCGCCCATCTGGACAGCGAGAAGCTCAAGCTCTTCTACATCAGGGTGCCGCTGGAGATGGGGGTCGTCGGAGGCGAGCCAAGCTGA
- the miaA gene encoding tRNA (adenosine(37)-N6)-dimethylallyltransferase MiaA → MPPHRPIGPRAEHGPLLRYVALAGPTASGKTAAALAIARTRPVEIVSVDSALVYRGMDIGTAKPTPAERAEVPHHLIDIRDPRDAYSAAAFVQDATRLIREINARGKLPLLVGGTMLYFKALAAGIDAMPAADPAVRRQLDAEAAALGWPAMHARLAQVDAASAARLAPNDSQRIQRALEVWHASGRPLSSFHADTGATGMPAAALLSLEPTERAWLHARIEARFDTMLADGLVAEVQRLRARGDLSPDLPSMRCVGYRQTWEALDGAWPIAELRERGIAATRQLAKRQITWLRSMPQRRVIAAEALDAIARAVQQVGGIT, encoded by the coding sequence ATGCCGCCTCATCGCCCCATCGGCCCTCGCGCCGAACACGGCCCCCTCCTTCGCTACGTGGCGCTGGCCGGCCCCACCGCCTCCGGCAAGACCGCGGCCGCCCTGGCAATCGCGCGCACGCGGCCGGTCGAGATCGTCAGCGTCGATTCGGCGCTGGTCTATCGCGGCATGGACATCGGCACCGCCAAGCCGACTCCGGCCGAGCGCGCCGAAGTGCCGCACCACCTGATCGACATCCGCGATCCGCGCGATGCCTACAGCGCGGCCGCGTTCGTGCAGGACGCGACGCGCCTGATCCGCGAGATCAACGCGCGCGGCAAGCTGCCGCTGTTGGTCGGCGGCACGATGCTCTACTTCAAGGCGCTGGCCGCCGGCATCGACGCCATGCCGGCGGCCGACCCGGCCGTGCGCCGGCAGCTCGACGCCGAAGCCGCGGCGCTCGGCTGGCCGGCGATGCATGCGCGGCTCGCACAGGTCGATGCGGCCAGCGCCGCACGGCTGGCGCCCAACGACAGCCAGCGCATCCAGCGTGCGCTCGAGGTCTGGCATGCGAGCGGCCGGCCGCTGTCGAGTTTTCATGCGGACACCGGCGCGACCGGCATGCCCGCCGCGGCGCTTCTGTCGCTCGAGCCGACCGAGCGCGCATGGCTGCACGCACGCATCGAGGCGCGTTTCGACACCATGCTCGCGGACGGCCTGGTGGCCGAGGTCCAGCGCCTGCGCGCGCGCGGCGACCTGTCGCCGGACCTGCCCTCGATGCGCTGCGTCGGCTATCGGCAGACCTGGGAAGCGCTCGATGGCGCATGGCCCATCGCCGAACTGCGCGAGCGCGGCATTGCCGCCACACGCCAGCTCGCCAAGCGGCAGATCACCTGGCTGCGCAGCATGCCGCAGCGGCGCGTGATCGCCGCCGAGGCACTGGACGCGATCGCGCGCGCCGTGCAGCAGGTGGGCGGGATCACATGA
- a CDS encoding tripartite tricarboxylate transporter substrate binding protein — MRHIAHRLIRGLVAATALLAFAAAQAQTYPTKPVSLVVGFAPGGSGDILARLVAQKLAVALGQPVIVDNRPGAGATIATSLVAAAPADGYTLLFVTSGFPGSTALYPKLRYDTVKSFAPVAKVGASPVVVVVPAASPFRSLGDVIDAARKTPGKLNYAAGGGGATTTSLAAEFLKSDAKIDMQMVPYKGSGPALTALLGGEVDLGFDIPSSALPQIESGKLRALAVTTKKRSPVLPAVPTVAELAVPDFEVTGWFGILAPAGTPAPVVARLNKDVNAVLAQPEVRERLARLGVEPGGGIPADFGRLIESETKRYGDAIRRLGLKPE; from the coding sequence ATGAGACACATCGCACACCGACTGATCCGCGGACTCGTCGCCGCCACCGCCCTGCTCGCCTTTGCTGCGGCGCAGGCGCAGACCTATCCGACCAAGCCCGTGTCGCTGGTCGTCGGCTTCGCGCCCGGCGGCTCCGGCGACATCCTCGCGCGGCTGGTCGCGCAGAAGCTCGCGGTCGCGCTCGGCCAGCCGGTGATCGTCGACAACCGGCCCGGCGCCGGCGCCACCATCGCGACCTCGCTGGTCGCTGCCGCGCCCGCGGACGGCTACACGCTGCTGTTCGTGACCAGTGGCTTTCCCGGCAGCACGGCGCTCTATCCGAAACTGCGCTACGACACGGTGAAGAGCTTCGCGCCGGTGGCCAAGGTCGGCGCTTCGCCGGTCGTGGTGGTGGTGCCCGCGGCCTCGCCGTTTCGCAGCCTGGGCGACGTGATCGACGCGGCCCGCAAGACGCCCGGCAAGCTCAACTACGCAGCGGGCGGCGGCGGTGCGACCACCACCAGCCTGGCCGCCGAGTTCCTGAAGAGCGACGCGAAGATCGACATGCAGATGGTCCCCTACAAGGGCTCCGGTCCCGCGTTGACGGCACTGCTGGGCGGCGAGGTCGACCTCGGCTTCGACATTCCTTCGAGCGCGCTGCCCCAGATCGAGTCCGGCAAGCTGCGCGCGCTCGCCGTGACGACGAAGAAGCGCTCGCCGGTGCTGCCTGCCGTACCGACTGTTGCGGAACTCGCGGTGCCGGACTTCGAGGTGACCGGATGGTTCGGCATCCTCGCGCCGGCGGGCACGCCCGCACCGGTCGTCGCACGGTTGAACAAGGACGTGAATGCGGTGCTGGCCCAGCCCGAGGTCAGGGAACGGCTCGCCAGGCTCGGCGTCGAGCCGGGCGGCGGCATTCCGGCCGATTTCGGCCGGCTGATCGAGAGCGAGACGAAACGCTACGGCGATGCGATCCGGCGCCTTGGCCTGAAGCCGGAATAA
- the crcB gene encoding fluoride efflux transporter CrcB, with protein sequence MSGFSMIAVFGGAGLGALLRWWLGGWLNPIFPTIPLGTLAANLIGGLLVGIASAFFTHNAGLAPEWRLLIITGFMGGLTTFSTFSVEVVTLIGRQEHWWALGAASVHLVGSLILTGIGILIANALFVRT encoded by the coding sequence ATGAGCGGCTTTTCCATGATTGCGGTCTTCGGCGGCGCCGGCCTGGGCGCATTGCTGCGCTGGTGGCTCGGCGGATGGCTCAACCCGATCTTTCCGACCATTCCGCTGGGCACGCTGGCCGCCAACCTGATCGGTGGTCTGCTCGTCGGCATCGCCAGCGCCTTCTTCACGCACAACGCCGGCCTCGCGCCCGAATGGCGGCTCCTGATCATCACGGGCTTCATGGGTGGATTGACGACCTTCTCCACCTTCTCGGTCGAGGTCGTCACACTGATCGGACGGCAGGAGCACTGGTGGGCATTGGGTGCGGCGAGCGTGCATCTCGTCGGCTCGCTGATCCTCACCGGCATCGGCATCCTGATCGCCAATGCGCTCTTCGTCAGGACCTGA
- a CDS encoding ABC transporter ATP-binding protein — protein MSLRIADLAKHYGDVPVFEHVSIEVAAGEFIAIVGESGVGKSTLLNCMAGLDSWDAGHVVHDGTDIGALDAEARALWRRRHVGFVFQAFHVLPHLDVAQNVALPLMLLGQSGSACDARVAQMLEATGLGGLGARLPQQLSGGQLQRVAIARALAHRPALLLADEPTGNLDPGTAARVMDVLLAQTREHGASLVLVTHSEAAAARADRVLHLGAEGIRA, from the coding sequence ATGAGCCTGCGCATCGCCGACCTCGCCAAGCACTACGGCGACGTGCCCGTGTTCGAGCACGTGTCGATCGAGGTCGCCGCGGGCGAGTTCATCGCCATCGTCGGCGAATCGGGCGTCGGCAAGTCGACGCTGCTCAACTGCATGGCCGGCCTCGACAGCTGGGATGCGGGCCATGTCGTGCACGACGGCACCGACATCGGCGCGCTCGATGCCGAGGCGCGTGCGCTGTGGCGACGCAGGCATGTGGGCTTCGTGTTCCAGGCCTTCCACGTGCTGCCGCATCTGGACGTGGCGCAGAACGTCGCGCTGCCGCTGATGCTGCTCGGGCAGAGCGGCTCGGCCTGCGATGCACGCGTCGCGCAGATGCTCGAAGCGACCGGACTCGGCGGCCTCGGCGCGCGGCTGCCGCAGCAGTTGAGCGGCGGCCAGTTGCAGCGGGTCGCGATCGCGCGTGCGCTGGCGCACCGGCCCGCGCTGCTGCTGGCCGACGAGCCGACTGGCAACCTCGATCCGGGCACCGCGGCGCGCGTGATGGACGTGCTGCTGGCGCAGACGCGCGAGCACGGCGCCTCGCTGGTGCTGGTCACCCATTCGGAAGCGGCGGCCGCGCGCGCGGACCGCGTGCTGCATCTGGGCGCCGAGGGCATCCGCGCCTGA
- a CDS encoding FAD-dependent oxidoreductase, with amino-acid sequence MDASMFGADVVVCGGGVAGTMAAVAAARQGATVILVERYGFLGGNATAGAVAQFNSWQTANGRKVVAGLADEVVRRLTAYGGARPHDSFVMSTGHRMDRVEYSPELLKLALDDMVAEAGVRPLLHANLLDVETDGRRIAALRVLTKGGVLTLRPRVLIDGSGDIDALKRAGARFLELDDGAALQPATLMFRFGPIDFARFGALSGAEIAALAQRGFAEGRLARAALHASRDPYSTDAWFNIGRLGIDATDPMALGAAEIEGRRQAWKAAHFLHDAVPGCEDGQLRAFAAQVGVRETRRVEGDHVLTAQELAQPVQFADAIAAGAYPIDIHPAQGGALHYLPMGDDHAYQIPYRSLIPTAFDNALVVGRGISATHEALAAIRVMTISMAVGQAAGTAAAMAAMTTTSRSGGADVRAVDVQALRAALLERDALLS; translated from the coding sequence ATGGACGCGAGCATGTTCGGCGCCGACGTGGTGGTGTGCGGGGGCGGCGTCGCCGGCACCATGGCCGCGGTGGCCGCCGCGCGCCAGGGCGCCACGGTGATCCTGGTGGAGCGCTATGGCTTCCTGGGCGGCAACGCGACCGCCGGCGCGGTGGCGCAATTCAACAGCTGGCAGACCGCCAACGGGCGCAAGGTGGTGGCCGGCCTGGCCGACGAAGTGGTGCGGCGCCTCACGGCCTATGGCGGCGCGCGGCCGCACGACAGCTTCGTGATGTCGACCGGCCATCGCATGGACCGCGTCGAATACTCGCCCGAGCTGCTGAAGCTCGCGCTCGACGACATGGTCGCCGAAGCCGGCGTGCGGCCGCTGCTGCATGCGAACCTGCTCGACGTCGAGACCGACGGCCGGCGCATCGCCGCGCTGCGCGTGCTGACCAAGGGCGGCGTGCTGACGCTGCGCCCGCGCGTGCTGATCGACGGCTCGGGCGACATCGATGCGCTGAAGCGCGCGGGCGCGCGCTTTCTCGAACTCGACGACGGCGCGGCGCTGCAGCCGGCCACGCTGATGTTCCGCTTCGGGCCGATCGACTTCGCGCGCTTCGGGGCGCTGTCGGGCGCGGAGATCGCCGCCCTCGCCCAGCGTGGCTTTGCCGAAGGCCGACTGGCGCGCGCCGCGCTGCATGCGAGCCGCGATCCGTATTCGACCGATGCCTGGTTCAACATCGGCCGCCTGGGCATCGATGCCACCGACCCGATGGCGCTCGGCGCCGCGGAGATCGAAGGCCGCCGCCAGGCCTGGAAGGCCGCGCACTTCCTGCACGACGCGGTGCCGGGCTGCGAGGACGGCCAGCTGCGTGCCTTCGCGGCCCAGGTCGGCGTGCGCGAGACGCGCCGTGTCGAAGGCGATCACGTGCTGACCGCGCAGGAGCTGGCGCAGCCGGTGCAGTTCGCCGACGCCATCGCGGCAGGCGCCTACCCGATCGACATCCACCCGGCCCAGGGCGGCGCGCTGCACTACTTGCCGATGGGCGACGACCATGCCTACCAGATCCCCTACCGCAGCCTGATCCCCACCGCTTTCGACAACGCGCTGGTGGTCGGCCGCGGCATCTCGGCCACGCACGAGGCGCTCGCGGCGATCCGCGTGATGACGATCTCGATGGCGGTCGGCCAGGCCGCGGGCACGGCCGCGGCGATGGCGGCGATGACGACCACGTCGCGCAGCGGCGGCGCCGACGTGCGTGCGGTCGACGTGCAGGCGCTGCGCGCGGCGCTGTTGGAGCGCGACGCGTTGTTGTCCTGA
- a CDS encoding LysR family transcriptional regulator produces MNLRQIEVFRAVMLAGSVTDAARLLHVSQPGISRMLAHVELQLGLSLFERRKGKLLATPEAQALFAEVEQVYRGVARIDECALALKSGKLLTLRVLASPSTGLEMVPRAIAALTQQFPAARIYLEILAAREMVKRLVAHEADVAISTLPIDDALLTSKPIGRWTLACVFPKGHPFEQRRSLSPRDILRERLIAFSADTPQGRIIADWCARHRCEPDAPIEVRAGQAACAMAACGAGVAIVDDLTARGCMTDRLGFRPIAKAPSFDVFAVTNESFAGSLLARRFVGHAEAALQRLRRAGAGG; encoded by the coding sequence ATGAATCTGCGGCAGATCGAAGTGTTCCGCGCGGTCATGCTGGCCGGCTCGGTGACCGACGCGGCGCGGCTGCTGCACGTGTCGCAGCCCGGCATCAGCCGCATGCTGGCCCATGTGGAATTGCAGCTCGGCCTCAGCCTCTTCGAGCGCCGCAAGGGCAAGCTGCTCGCCACGCCCGAGGCGCAGGCGCTGTTCGCCGAAGTCGAACAGGTCTACCGCGGCGTCGCGCGCATCGACGAGTGCGCATTGGCGCTGAAGTCGGGCAAGCTCCTGACGCTGCGCGTGCTCGCCAGTCCGAGCACCGGCCTGGAGATGGTGCCGCGCGCGATCGCGGCGCTGACGCAGCAGTTTCCCGCGGCGCGCATCTACCTGGAGATCCTGGCGGCGCGCGAGATGGTCAAGCGCCTTGTCGCGCACGAGGCCGACGTGGCGATCTCGACGCTGCCGATCGACGATGCGCTCCTGACGTCGAAGCCGATCGGCCGCTGGACACTGGCCTGCGTGTTCCCCAAGGGCCATCCCTTCGAGCAACGTCGTTCGCTGAGTCCGCGCGACATCCTCCGGGAGCGCCTGATCGCCTTCAGCGCCGACACGCCGCAGGGCCGCATCATTGCCGACTGGTGCGCACGGCACCGCTGCGAACCCGATGCGCCGATCGAGGTCCGCGCCGGCCAGGCCGCGTGCGCGATGGCGGCTTGCGGTGCCGGCGTCGCCATCGTCGACGACCTGACGGCGCGCGGCTGCATGACCGACCGGCTCGGCTTCCGGCCGATCGCGAAGGCGCCCTCGTTCGACGTGTTCGCGGTCACCAACGAGAGCTTCGCGGGCTCGCTGCTGGCACGCCGGTTCGTGGGCCATGCCGAGGCTGCGTTGCAGCGGCTGCGGCGTGCCGGCGCGGGAGGCTGA
- a CDS encoding FAD-dependent oxidoreductase, with amino-acid sequence MAAELAADMVVIGGGLGGVSATLAAARLGRTVILVEALDWLGGQLTAQAVPPDEYPWIESVSASQSYADLRHGIRDHYRRHLPLTESARANPRLNPGQGNVSTLCHEPWVAVKVIDELLAPHVAAGRVTVLRAHRLLDAQADGDRLRAVRVHDLGSDRMRVLSAPMFIDATEIGDLLEMAKVEHVFGAESQAQTQELHALAEADPFDQQAITWCLACDYLPGEDHTIDKPADYERLRTLQLACWPGPQFSWTLSDFVTHQPRERPLFVGDTDAESLYDLWHARRIAWRKNFEPGRYASDITLANWPQMDYWEKPIVGVSPAAQAEALEQARQFSLAFFHWMQTEAPRHDGGQGYPGLRLRGDVLGTPDGLAKQAYYREGRRIQAEFTVLEQHIGVKARPSRDGAERFLDSVGIGAYRIDLHPSTRGRNTVDIDAFPFQIPLGALLPVRVDNLLPACKNLGTTRITNGAYREHATEWSIGEASGSLAAFALARGQPPRAVRADAALLADFQRVLEKQGVLLAWPHFGALTPTHRVGYRHAIGDRS; translated from the coding sequence ATGGCCGCAGAACTGGCGGCCGACATGGTCGTGATCGGCGGCGGCCTCGGCGGCGTCTCCGCCACGCTGGCGGCTGCGCGGCTGGGCCGCACGGTGATCCTGGTCGAAGCGCTCGACTGGCTCGGCGGCCAGCTCACCGCGCAGGCCGTGCCGCCCGACGAGTACCCGTGGATCGAATCCGTGAGTGCGTCGCAAAGCTATGCCGACTTGCGGCACGGCATCCGCGATCACTACCGCAGGCATCTTCCGCTCACCGAATCGGCGCGTGCCAATCCGCGCCTGAACCCCGGCCAAGGCAACGTGAGCACGCTGTGCCATGAGCCCTGGGTCGCGGTGAAGGTGATCGACGAACTGCTCGCGCCGCACGTGGCTGCGGGCCGCGTCACCGTGCTGCGCGCGCATCGTCTGCTCGACGCACAAGCGGACGGCGACCGGCTGCGCGCCGTGCGCGTGCACGACCTGGGATCGGACCGCATGCGGGTGCTCAGCGCACCGATGTTCATCGACGCGACCGAGATCGGCGACCTGCTCGAGATGGCGAAGGTCGAACACGTCTTCGGCGCCGAATCGCAGGCCCAGACGCAGGAGCTGCATGCGCTGGCCGAGGCCGATCCCTTCGACCAGCAGGCGATCACGTGGTGCCTGGCCTGCGACTACCTGCCCGGCGAAGACCACACGATCGACAAGCCTGCCGACTACGAACGCTTGCGCACGCTGCAGCTCGCCTGCTGGCCCGGCCCGCAGTTCAGCTGGACGCTGAGCGACTTCGTCACGCACCAGCCGCGCGAGCGGCCGCTGTTCGTCGGCGACACCGATGCCGAATCGCTCTACGATCTCTGGCACGCGCGGCGCATTGCGTGGCGCAAGAACTTCGAGCCCGGCCGCTATGCGAGCGACATCACGCTGGCCAACTGGCCGCAGATGGACTATTGGGAGAAGCCGATCGTCGGCGTCTCGCCCGCGGCGCAGGCCGAGGCGCTCGAACAGGCGCGGCAGTTCAGCCTGGCCTTCTTCCACTGGATGCAGACCGAGGCGCCGCGCCACGATGGCGGCCAGGGCTACCCAGGCTTGCGCCTGCGCGGCGACGTGCTCGGCACGCCTGATGGCCTCGCCAAGCAGGCCTACTACCGCGAAGGCCGCCGCATCCAGGCCGAGTTCACCGTGCTGGAGCAGCACATCGGCGTGAAGGCGCGCCCGAGCCGTGACGGCGCCGAGCGCTTCCTCGACAGCGTGGGCATCGGCGCCTACCGCATCGACCTGCATCCGAGCACGCGCGGGCGCAACACGGTCGACATCGATGCGTTCCCGTTCCAGATTCCGCTCGGCGCGCTGCTGCCGGTGCGCGTCGACAACCTGCTGCCTGCCTGCAAGAACCTGGGCACGACGCGCATCACGAACGGTGCCTATCGCGAGCACGCGACGGAGTGGAGCATCGGAGAAGCCAGCGGCAGTCTGGCGGCGTTCGCGCTGGCACGCGGGCAGCCGCCGCGCGCCGTGCGTGCCGACGCCGCCTTGCTCGCGGATTTCCAGCGCGTGCTGGAAAAACAGGGCGTGCTGCTGGCCTGGCCGCACTTCGGCGCGCTGACGCCGACGCATCGCGTGGGCTACAGGCACGCGATCGGCGATCGCTCCTAG
- a CDS encoding Bug family tripartite tricarboxylate transporter substrate binding protein, whose translation MTLPSTFSRRPVPGVTRRTALSAFALAITAGASSGALAADAWPSHTLRIIVPFAPGGGADGSARVLAEVLGPQLGQSVIVENRPGAGSAIGVMAAAQSKDGHTLLMGSNSMVINPELNPKITYDVARDFDAIGMVSAQPLVLVVPAGSDIRSVADLVAKAKANPGKLSAGNSGTGTLAHLTSELFSIQTGTSLVAVPYKGESALMPDLISGLVSLGFLNLPSVLVHIRSGRLRALAVSSAQPVPELPNVPTFRSLKLESLEVEGWAALLAPKGTIPPEGLMKLDKLLQAALASDIVKKRFTGLGVAPFVKDREATAQYLKAEGERWRQVIKTRGIQPEN comes from the coding sequence ATGACCCTTCCTTCGACCTTCAGCCGGCGGCCCGTGCCGGGCGTCACGCGGCGCACCGCGCTGTCCGCATTCGCGCTCGCGATCACCGCCGGCGCGAGCAGTGGCGCGCTGGCTGCCGACGCGTGGCCCAGCCACACGCTGCGCATCATCGTTCCCTTCGCGCCGGGCGGCGGTGCCGATGGCTCGGCCCGCGTGCTGGCCGAAGTGCTGGGGCCGCAGCTCGGCCAGTCGGTCATCGTCGAGAACCGACCGGGCGCCGGCAGCGCGATCGGTGTCATGGCCGCCGCGCAGAGCAAGGACGGCCACACGCTGCTCATGGGCAGCAACAGCATGGTGATCAATCCCGAGCTGAATCCGAAGATCACCTACGACGTCGCGCGCGACTTCGACGCCATCGGCATGGTGTCGGCGCAGCCGCTGGTGCTGGTGGTGCCGGCCGGCTCGGACATCCGCTCGGTCGCCGACCTGGTCGCCAAGGCCAAGGCGAATCCGGGCAAGCTGAGCGCAGGCAACAGCGGCACCGGCACGCTCGCGCACCTGACCTCCGAGCTGTTCTCGATCCAGACCGGCACCTCACTGGTCGCCGTGCCCTACAAAGGCGAGAGCGCGCTGATGCCGGACCTGATCTCGGGCCTGGTGTCGCTGGGTTTTCTCAACCTGCCGAGCGTGCTCGTGCACATCCGCTCCGGACGGCTGCGCGCACTGGCCGTGTCGTCCGCGCAGCCGGTGCCGGAACTGCCGAACGTGCCGACCTTCCGCAGCCTCAAGCTCGAAAGCCTCGAGGTCGAGGGCTGGGCCGCGCTGCTGGCGCCCAAGGGCACGATTCCGCCCGAAGGCCTGATGAAGCTGGACAAGCTGCTCCAGGCCGCGCTCGCCTCCGACATCGTGAAGAAGCGATTCACCGGCCTGGGCGTGGCGCCCTTCGTGAAGGACCGCGAGGCCACGGCGCAGTACCTCAAGGCCGAAGGCGAACGCTGGCGCCAGGTGATCAAGACGCGCGGCATCCAGCCGGAGAACTGA
- a CDS encoding alpha/beta hydrolase — protein MKTSKILAAAAFSVLAVAGAHAETYEGVHALTSSANRADVAAEAVVAAHSANPYAEGANSGVVAVASSADRATVRAQAVATAHNPLQSLDRRAFYRDQVPAAYYKPKVSLTRQAAL, from the coding sequence ATGAAGACCTCGAAGATCCTCGCCGCTGCTGCGTTCTCCGTGCTGGCCGTTGCCGGTGCTCATGCAGAAACCTATGAGGGCGTGCATGCGCTGACCTCGTCGGCCAATCGTGCCGATGTCGCGGCCGAAGCGGTCGTTGCAGCGCACAGCGCCAATCCCTATGCCGAAGGCGCCAACTCCGGTGTCGTGGCCGTCGCTTCCAGCGCCGACCGCGCGACGGTCCGCGCCCAGGCCGTGGCGACCGCGCACAACCCGCTGCAAAGCCTCGACCGCCGCGCGTTCTACCGCGACCAGGTGCCGGCGGCCTACTACAAGCCGAAGGTTTCGCTGACCCGTCAGGCTGCGCTGTAA
- a CDS encoding VOC family protein, translating to MSRVRPEKFVHVVYRTRRFDAMLRWYATVFDARVQHQDPVLAFLTYDDEHHRFAFINMAALDPAGDQIDRTGVIGVDHVAYTYATLRDLCENYAQLKELGITPYWCIHHGVTVSMYYADPDGNQMEFQVDSYASNDEANAFMRGPHFAENPIGVEYDPDELLARLRGGEDASTFLLRKIHQPVSPVRGTASHP from the coding sequence ATGTCACGCGTTCGCCCCGAGAAGTTCGTTCATGTGGTCTATCGCACGCGCCGGTTCGACGCGATGCTGCGCTGGTATGCCACCGTCTTCGATGCCCGCGTCCAGCATCAGGACCCGGTTCTGGCTTTTCTGACCTACGACGACGAACACCATCGCTTCGCCTTCATCAACATGGCGGCCCTGGACCCCGCGGGCGATCAGATCGACCGCACCGGCGTGATCGGTGTCGACCACGTCGCGTACACCTACGCGACGCTGCGCGACCTTTGCGAGAACTATGCGCAGCTCAAGGAGCTGGGCATCACGCCCTACTGGTGCATCCATCACGGCGTGACGGTGTCGATGTACTACGCCGACCCCGACGGCAATCAGATGGAGTTCCAGGTCGACAGCTACGCCTCCAACGACGAGGCGAACGCCTTCATGAGAGGCCCGCACTTCGCCGAAAACCCGATCGGTGTCGAGTACGACCCCGACGAATTGCTGGCGCGTCTGCGCGGCGGCGAGGATGCCTCGACCTTCCTGCTGCGCAAGATTCATCAACCTGTATCGCCAGTACGTGGAACGGCGTCGCACCCGTGA
- a CDS encoding LysR family transcriptional regulator produces the protein MNLRQIEVFRAVMTTGSTTNAARLLHVSQPGVSRLIRHFELQLGVALFERRNGRLVATPEAHTLHAEVEKVYRGMHHVQDVAAHLRFGDHATLRVLASANAALQLVPRTTARLLERFAQSKVFFETLPTREIVKLLVAEEADVAISSAPLDHPVLDVREIGRWRVLCAMPKQHPLAASQPLDLAAALRQRLVVYSPEAPQSRLIDHWLDQHGIARQVGVEVRSGYAACAMAATGAGIAFVDDLSARAHRSEELALVEVPGAPTFAIYSVSNVNRPLSQLGQNFLSLAVEELAVLQAPQLTGAAVD, from the coding sequence ATGAACCTGCGCCAGATCGAGGTCTTCCGCGCAGTGATGACCACCGGCTCGACCACCAACGCGGCCCGCCTGCTGCATGTCTCGCAGCCCGGCGTGAGCCGGCTCATCCGGCATTTCGAACTTCAGCTCGGCGTGGCGCTGTTCGAGCGGCGCAACGGTCGTCTGGTCGCCACGCCCGAGGCGCATACGCTGCATGCCGAGGTCGAGAAGGTCTACCGCGGCATGCACCACGTGCAGGACGTCGCGGCGCATCTGCGCTTTGGCGACCATGCCACGCTGCGCGTGCTGGCCAGCGCGAATGCCGCGCTGCAGCTGGTGCCGCGCACCACGGCCCGGCTGCTCGAACGCTTCGCGCAATCGAAGGTCTTCTTCGAGACCTTGCCGACGCGCGAGATCGTCAAGCTGCTGGTGGCCGAGGAGGCCGACGTGGCCATCTCCAGCGCACCACTGGACCATCCGGTGCTCGACGTGCGCGAGATCGGCCGCTGGCGCGTGCTGTGCGCAATGCCGAAGCAGCATCCACTGGCGGCGTCGCAACCCCTTGATCTGGCCGCGGCGTTGCGGCAGCGGCTGGTGGTCTACAGCCCGGAGGCACCGCAGAGCCGCCTCATCGACCACTGGCTGGATCAGCACGGCATCGCGCGCCAGGTCGGCGTCGAAGTGCGCTCGGGCTACGCGGCCTGCGCGATGGCGGCGACGGGTGCCGGGATCGCGTTCGTCGATGACCTGTCGGCGCGCGCCCATCGGTCGGAGGAGCTGGCCCTGGTCGAGGTGCCCGGTGCGCCGACGTTCGCGATCTACAGCGTCAGCAACGTCAATCGGCCGTTGTCGCAGCTGGGCCAGAATTTTCTATCGCTCGCGGTCGAGGAACTGGCCGTACTGCAGGCGCCGCAACTCACGGGAGCGGCCGTCGATTGA